One window of bacterium genomic DNA carries:
- a CDS encoding CBS domain-containing protein → MARGAREVAQMVARDIMSKDVVSLSPGMSIADAADALLHYRIHGAPVVDGTGQLIGMVSFTDLSARYGTIRDVMTAEAVSVSEDTPVEEVAALMLDQMVRRVPVVSGGRVTGIVSASDIIQVFLNLHEGGTRQTEPGAGLAGTAARHRATAARPGRSSRSGRPTPRRAARADRRGRVR, encoded by the coding sequence ATGGCCCGGGGCGCGCGAGAGGTGGCGCAGATGGTTGCCCGCGACATCATGAGCAAGGACGTCGTCTCGTTGTCGCCGGGGATGTCGATCGCCGACGCGGCGGACGCACTGCTGCACTATCGCATTCACGGTGCTCCGGTGGTCGACGGCACCGGTCAATTGATCGGGATGGTCAGCTTCACCGATCTCTCCGCGCGATACGGCACAATCCGCGACGTCATGACCGCGGAGGCGGTCTCCGTGTCCGAAGACACGCCGGTCGAGGAGGTCGCCGCGCTCATGCTCGACCAAATGGTGCGGCGGGTGCCGGTGGTGAGCGGGGGACGGGTGACCGGCATCGTCAGCGCGAGCGACATCATCCAGGTCTTCTTGAACCTGCATGAGGGGGGGACGCGGCAGACCGAACCCGGCGCCGGCCTTGCCGGAACGGCAGCCCGGCATCGCGCCACGGCTGCGCGCCCGGGCCGGTCGAGCCGATCGGGCCGCCCAACCCCTCGTCGGGCGGCGCGCGCGGATCGGCGCGGTCGGGTGAGGTGA
- a CDS encoding SHOCT domain-containing protein: protein MMWPYGYGPGWGWGAMLMGWLWMLVIVAAIVAVVVLFVRSGAGRQPETPLEILRKRYAAGELTKEQFDQMKRDVA from the coding sequence ATGATGTGGCCGTACGGATACGGACCGGGGTGGGGATGGGGCGCGATGCTCATGGGGTGGCTCTGGATGCTCGTGATCGTCGCGGCGATCGTCGCGGTAGTCGTGCTGTTTGTGCGGTCCGGGGCAGGTCGGCAGCCGGAGACGCCCCTTGAGATTCTCAGGAAGCGCTACGCCGCCGGCGAGTTGACCAAAGAGCAGTTCGATCAGATGAAGCGGGACGTCGCCTAG
- a CDS encoding universal stress protein, with protein sequence MMRILVATDGSRHARRAAELAAHLVRELREAEVVLVNAGHIPAIALGGPGPDVMVDYGALEAGFEKAGQTILAETAAVFHGMDVPVTAQYRRGEPSHEIIAAAAEAKADLIIMGSRGLGQIGGLILGSVSEHVLHGARIPVLIVR encoded by the coding sequence ATGATGAGGATCCTGGTGGCGACGGACGGATCGCGTCACGCGAGGCGGGCCGCGGAACTCGCGGCGCATCTCGTCCGGGAACTGCGGGAGGCGGAAGTGGTGCTCGTCAATGCCGGGCACATTCCGGCCATTGCCCTCGGCGGCCCGGGCCCCGACGTCATGGTCGATTACGGCGCGCTCGAGGCGGGCTTCGAAAAGGCCGGCCAGACCATCCTCGCGGAGACCGCGGCGGTGTTCCACGGCATGGACGTGCCCGTCACGGCGCAGTACCGGCGGGGCGAGCCGTCACACGAAATCATCGCGGCGGCGGCCGAGGCGAAGGCGGACCTCATCATCATGGGAAGCCGAGGGCTCGGGCAGATCGGCGGACTCATCCTCGGGAGCGTGAGCGAACACGTGCTGCACGGGGCGCGCATCCCCGTGCTGATTGTCCGCTAG
- a CDS encoding glycoside hydrolase family 13, translated as MIPVLRRPLEQVIFRFDGRRAPDARSIALVGTFNRWDSAAHPLRRDPDGWWTIAVWLSPGEYEYLFLVDGVPWNDPLDDGRRASEWGGHNSLRVV; from the coding sequence ATGATACCGGTCCTCCGCCGTCCGCTCGAGCAGGTCATCTTCCGGTTTGACGGACGCCGCGCGCCCGATGCCCGGTCGATCGCGCTCGTCGGCACGTTCAACCGATGGGACTCGGCGGCACACCCGCTGCGGCGCGACCCCGACGGTTGGTGGACGATCGCGGTATGGTTGTCGCCGGGCGAGTACGAGTATCTGTTCCTCGTCGACGGCGTGCCGTGGAACGACCCGCTGGATGACGGCCGCCGGGCCAGCGAGTGGGGCGGCCACAATTCCCTGCGGGTCGTCTAG
- a CDS encoding thioredoxin domain-containing protein has product MWPAATAAAVIVLAAGLFAFVNRPVREGPLSLAPAGVPRGVTATGEPTLGSPQARVVMDEFGDFQCPYCGGFVRDTEPRIIAAYVRSGKVRIVWHSVAFIGPESVLAARAAWCAQERGKFWEYFAVLYEHQDGENTGTFNPARLERWAGDLGLDRAAFATCLASPRSLAGPLAGTREAQNAGIHETPAFIVNGRTATGALTFDELSALIAQALSAR; this is encoded by the coding sequence TTGTGGCCGGCTGCCACCGCGGCCGCGGTCATCGTCCTGGCGGCCGGCCTCTTCGCGTTCGTGAACCGCCCCGTCCGCGAAGGTCCGCTGTCGCTGGCCCCCGCAGGCGTGCCGAGGGGAGTGACCGCGACCGGCGAGCCGACGTTGGGGTCGCCCCAGGCGCGCGTCGTCATGGACGAGTTCGGGGATTTCCAATGTCCGTATTGCGGAGGGTTCGTGCGGGACACCGAGCCCCGCATTATCGCCGCCTACGTGCGGAGCGGCAAGGTCCGGATCGTCTGGCATTCCGTGGCCTTCATCGGGCCCGAATCCGTGCTGGCCGCCCGGGCCGCCTGGTGCGCGCAGGAGCGCGGGAAATTCTGGGAGTACTTCGCCGTCCTCTACGAGCACCAGGACGGGGAGAACACGGGCACGTTCAATCCGGCGCGTCTCGAGCGGTGGGCGGGCGACCTCGGGTTGGACCGCGCGGCGTTCGCGACGTGCCTCGCCAGCCCGCGGTCGCTGGCCGGGCCTCTTGCCGGCACACGGGAGGCGCAAAACGCCGGTATACACGAGACACCGGCCTTCATCGTCAACGGCCGAACGGCTACAGGAGCATTGACCTTCGACGAGTTGTCGGCGCTGATCGCCCAGGCCCTGTCGGCCCGGTAG
- a CDS encoding vitamin K epoxide reductase family protein, translated as MDAARRSTAMLVLALAGLVDSLYLTWYHYDPAVRVCVAFRGCEAVNASRFATLAGVPVAVIGVAGYLAIVAALAARRWGPPGPHAPSAYITHGLAVVGTAFALYLTAIEALVLHAFCTWCLVSAATITALCVIATIDLAQNRTDAG; from the coding sequence GTGGATGCCGCGCGCCGCTCGACGGCGATGCTCGTGCTGGCGCTGGCCGGGCTCGTGGATTCACTGTATTTGACGTGGTATCATTACGATCCGGCGGTGCGGGTCTGTGTAGCGTTCCGCGGCTGTGAAGCGGTCAACGCCAGCCGGTTCGCGACGCTGGCCGGCGTGCCCGTCGCCGTCATCGGGGTTGCCGGATACCTCGCGATCGTCGCGGCTCTCGCCGCGCGCCGGTGGGGACCGCCTGGGCCGCACGCGCCTTCAGCGTACATTACCCACGGGCTCGCGGTGGTTGGCACCGCGTTCGCGCTCTATCTGACCGCGATCGAGGCGCTGGTCCTGCACGCGTTTTGCACGTGGTGTCTTGTGTCCGCCGCGACGATCACGGCGCTGTGCGTGATCGCGACCATCGACCTCGCGCAAAACCGGACGGACGCCGGATGA